A single genomic interval of Hoplias malabaricus isolate fHopMal1 chromosome 7, fHopMal1.hap1, whole genome shotgun sequence harbors:
- the LOC136702752 gene encoding salivary glue protein Sgs-3-like, producing the protein MLLIFYLLFTGPQGSEGCTLVYTRREIKDPRHISAYLGGSVLLPCYCTDLSTTPEKLTWKKDNMKTSEWEEVSNESGQYRDRVQLFNSHSPGNLSLLISHLTEEDGGQYTCDSEEDRIIIRLSVQTPPGLTSTTTTAPTTTTPTTTTTAPTTTTTATAPTTTATAPTTTTTAPTTTTTAPTTTTTATAPTTTTTVPTTTATAPTTTTTATAPTTPTNGPTTTAPTTTTTAPTTTPSSTAVVKVSLSLSTSSTASSQTPAEHEAVTPAERKN; encoded by the exons ATGTTGCTGATATTTTATCTTCTCTTCACTGGACCTCAGGGCTCTGAAG GTTGTACACTGGTCTACACTCGTAGAGAAATAAAAGACCCTAGACACATCTCAGCGTATCTAGGAGGGTCAGtcctgctgccctgttactgcactgacctCAGCACCACACCTGAGAAACTCACCTGGAAGAAAGACAACATGAAAACATCTGAATGGGAGGAGGTGTCTAATGAGAGCGGTCAGTACAGAgacagagtccagctgtttaactctcactctccaggaaatctctctctgctcatatcacacctgactgaagaggatggaggacaGTACACCTGTGACAGTGAAGAAGATCGCATCATCATCAGACTCAGTGTTCAGACTCCTCCAG GCCTCACATCTACAACTACAACTGCCCCAACTACAACTACCCCAACTACAACTACAACTGCCCCAACTACAACTACAACTGCAACTGCCCCAACTACAACTGCAACTGCCCCAACTACAACTACAACTGCCCCAACTACAACTACAACTGCCCCAACTACAACTACAACTGCAACTGCCCCAACTACAACTACAACTGTCCCAACTACAACTGCAACTGCCCCAACTACAACTACAACTGCAACTGCCCCAACTACACCTACAAATGGCCCAACTACAACTGCCCCAACTACAACTACAACTGCCCCAACTACAACTCCTTCATCGACTGCAGTGGTGAAGGTCTCACTGAGTCTGAGCACTTCATCCACAGCGTCGTCTCAAACTCCTGCTGAACACGAAGCAGTGACTCCAGCTGAGCGTAAGAATTAA